A genomic segment from Kyrpidia tusciae DSM 2912 encodes:
- a CDS encoding ABC transporter substrate-binding protein, giving the protein MIKKFRMIIPTLALALGLAGCGGSPANSGGGQGTSPGGGAPSDTVKIGAELSVTGPASSLGRPERDTLQMVVDEINASGGVGGKKLQLITYDDESNPTKAVLNLKKILDQDHVSAVIGGTTSAISLGLIPTIEQAKVPFFSLAADQRIATPVKPWVFKLPQGDNLVVERILAYLKSQNITKVGWLSSSDDFGQGGKNTFEALAPKYGIQGVAFESYVPTDKDMIPQLTRIKNASPQAVIIYGIPPGASIATKNFAQLGFKVPLIHSHGIANQDFLTQTGSASNGVVFPASKLLVANQLPDTDKQKTVLLKYKDDFEKKFGYPANAFGGHAWDAIQIVAKAAGAVGGDPQKIRDYVENNTKDFVGCTGVFTFNPADHNGLTKEALALIKVVDGKWTLLQE; this is encoded by the coding sequence GTGATCAAAAAATTCCGTATGATCATTCCAACTCTGGCTTTGGCTTTGGGGTTGGCGGGTTGTGGAGGCAGTCCGGCGAACTCCGGAGGCGGGCAGGGTACTTCTCCAGGGGGAGGGGCGCCTTCGGATACGGTTAAGATCGGCGCCGAGCTCTCGGTCACAGGGCCGGCCTCTTCCTTGGGACGCCCAGAACGGGACACCCTCCAGATGGTGGTGGATGAAATCAATGCCTCTGGGGGCGTCGGAGGCAAGAAACTTCAACTGATCACCTACGATGACGAGAGTAACCCGACAAAGGCCGTTCTGAATCTGAAGAAAATTCTGGACCAAGACCACGTGTCGGCCGTGATCGGTGGCACCACGAGCGCCATTAGCCTGGGTTTGATTCCCACCATCGAGCAGGCGAAAGTCCCCTTTTTCTCCCTTGCCGCTGATCAGCGCATTGCGACACCGGTCAAGCCCTGGGTGTTCAAGCTGCCCCAAGGGGATAATCTCGTGGTGGAACGGATCCTCGCTTATCTGAAGTCTCAAAACATCACCAAAGTGGGATGGCTGAGTTCCTCGGATGATTTTGGACAAGGGGGGAAGAACACTTTTGAGGCCCTGGCCCCGAAATACGGGATCCAAGGGGTTGCCTTTGAAAGTTACGTGCCCACAGATAAAGACATGATCCCGCAGTTGACCCGGATCAAAAACGCAAGCCCGCAAGCGGTGATTATCTACGGCATTCCGCCCGGGGCGTCCATTGCCACGAAAAATTTTGCCCAACTCGGCTTTAAGGTACCGCTCATCCATAGTCATGGCATTGCCAACCAGGACTTCTTGACACAAACCGGGTCGGCCTCCAATGGCGTCGTGTTCCCGGCCTCGAAACTGTTGGTGGCGAATCAGTTGCCCGACACGGACAAGCAGAAAACCGTTTTATTGAAGTATAAGGACGATTTTGAGAAGAAGTTTGGTTACCCGGCCAATGCTTTCGGAGGCCACGCCTGGGATGCCATCCAAATAGTGGCCAAAGCCGCGGGTGCTGTGGGCGGAGATCCTCAGAAAATTAGAGACTATGTCGAAAACAATACCAAGGATTTTGTCGGATGTACCGGTGTGTTCACCTTTAACCCCGCCGATCACAACGGACTCACTAAAGAAGCGTTGGCTTTGATTAAAGTGGTGGACGGCAAGTGGACACTGCTGCAGGAATAA
- a CDS encoding branched-chain amino acid ABC transporter permease, translated as MSGASLLQLFFSGLTIGSIYALIAVGFVVTFSVTGILNLAQGEFAAVGALTAASLHMHGAALWVSVLAGTAAAVLLGIVMERAVIRPARRIDLLSVVIITIGVDIVIRGAALMIWGADPLTLAPFTDRPPLHLGGATLDWQTVWTVAISGVFFVALIWFFRTYQGKAVRAAVMNHTAARLVGIRPSRLSFYAFAVSAGLGGLAGTIVAPITGATYDMGLMLGLKAFVAAVIGGLNNAPAAVLGGLLVGLLEAFTAGLISSDYRDAITFIVLLLMLFVRPSGLFGRTAGKRV; from the coding sequence GTGAGCGGAGCGTCATTGTTGCAACTGTTTTTCTCGGGTTTGACCATCGGCTCGATTTACGCGTTGATCGCCGTCGGGTTTGTGGTGACCTTCAGCGTGACGGGCATCCTGAACCTCGCCCAAGGGGAATTCGCCGCCGTCGGGGCGCTCACGGCGGCCTCTCTCCACATGCACGGTGCGGCCCTGTGGGTGTCGGTGTTGGCCGGGACCGCTGCGGCGGTGCTCCTGGGCATCGTCATGGAGCGAGCCGTGATCCGGCCGGCCCGGCGCATCGACCTGTTGTCGGTGGTGATCATCACCATTGGGGTGGATATTGTGATTCGGGGCGCCGCCCTGATGATCTGGGGGGCCGATCCCCTGACCCTGGCTCCTTTTACCGATCGGCCGCCTTTGCACCTGGGAGGGGCCACCCTCGATTGGCAGACCGTGTGGACTGTGGCGATCAGCGGTGTCTTCTTCGTCGCCCTGATCTGGTTCTTTCGAACGTACCAGGGAAAAGCGGTGCGGGCTGCAGTGATGAACCACACTGCCGCCAGGCTCGTCGGCATTCGCCCGTCGCGCTTGTCCTTTTACGCCTTTGCCGTCTCCGCTGGGCTCGGGGGGCTGGCGGGCACCATCGTGGCCCCCATCACCGGCGCCACCTACGACATGGGACTCATGCTCGGGCTCAAGGCCTTTGTGGCTGCGGTCATCGGTGGACTGAACAATGCGCCGGCTGCCGTATTGGGAGGACTTCTGGTAGGACTGCTGGAAGCTTTCACCGCTGGGCTGATTTCTTCCGATTACCGGGATGCGATTACGTTTATCGTCCTGCTTCTCATGCTTTTTGTGCGGCCGTCGGGATTGTTCGGCCGAACCGCGGGAAAGCGCGTATAA
- a CDS encoding branched-chain amino acid ABC transporter permease, with translation MIRRGPLAQLYPPSWPAIVTVGIVLAVIPFAFGPYVLSVLIAVGLSSIVAVGLSLFIGYAGQISLGHAGFYGIGAYTSAILALRGVDGWATILIGMAITGGVAWLVSRPTLRLEGHYLAMATLGLGMILNIIMIQWTSVTGGPSGLTGIPPLTVGSFVFDADWKLYYLIWVMALLVIWGFRNLVHSRVGRALKALAESEAAASSLGVPTARFKEMAFILSAMAASLAGSLYAFYLSFVSPSTFDAIASIEFLIMAIAGGVRSVWGAPVGAAVVTILSQAMKSVVPALFPSAGGEYSILVFGVLLVVILLFLPQGIVPGLARGVLTIRHRWTRPGDSGSAAPGGEG, from the coding sequence ATGATTCGCCGTGGGCCGCTTGCACAACTGTATCCACCGTCTTGGCCGGCCATTGTCACGGTGGGGATCGTTTTGGCCGTCATTCCTTTTGCTTTCGGGCCATACGTCCTCAGCGTTCTCATTGCGGTCGGGCTCTCTTCCATCGTTGCGGTGGGACTGTCCCTGTTTATTGGGTATGCCGGGCAGATCTCCTTGGGGCACGCCGGATTCTACGGAATCGGGGCGTATACCTCGGCCATTCTCGCCCTTCGGGGAGTGGACGGCTGGGCGACCATTCTCATTGGCATGGCGATCACCGGAGGAGTGGCCTGGCTGGTAAGCCGCCCCACCCTGAGGTTGGAAGGACACTACTTGGCCATGGCCACCCTCGGCTTGGGAATGATCCTGAATATCATAATGATCCAATGGACCTCTGTGACCGGAGGGCCGTCTGGACTGACCGGAATTCCCCCGCTGACTGTGGGATCCTTCGTCTTTGACGCGGACTGGAAGCTTTATTACTTAATCTGGGTAATGGCACTACTCGTGATTTGGGGATTTCGAAATTTGGTGCACTCCCGGGTCGGGCGGGCTCTGAAAGCCCTGGCGGAAAGCGAAGCGGCGGCTTCGAGCCTCGGGGTGCCGACGGCCCGTTTCAAAGAGATGGCTTTTATCCTCAGCGCCATGGCCGCTTCCCTGGCCGGCAGTCTGTATGCTTTTTATCTGTCCTTCGTCAGTCCTTCTACCTTTGACGCCATCGCGTCCATCGAGTTTTTGATCATGGCTATCGCCGGAGGCGTGCGCAGCGTCTGGGGGGCTCCCGTGGGGGCGGCGGTGGTGACGATTCTGAGTCAGGCGATGAAAAGTGTCGTTCCAGCGCTGTTTCCGTCGGCGGGCGGGGAGTATTCGATCCTTGTCTTTGGTGTGTTGCTCGTGGTTATTCTGTTGTTTCTGCCCCAAGGGATTGTGCCCGGTCTAGCACGGGGCGTGCTCACGATCCGGCACCGCTGGACTCGGCCCGGGGATTCGGGATCGGCGGCTCCAGGAGGGGAGGGGTGA
- a CDS encoding ABC transporter ATP-binding protein produces the protein MAEPLLEIRNLSKRFEGVVALEDIGFTVQKGHISAVIGPNGAGKTTLFNLLTGMVKPDQGKILLEGRRIDRLPAHAIARAGITRTFQNIEIFQNMTVVENVMVGRHLRTTSGWLTSFFSLPGRLRDNRQAFHRAMELLETFELADRAFQPAGILPYGLQRMVEIARALAAEPKLLLLDEPMAGLNAGESRKLAAFMQEIRHTGVTILFIEHDMEMVMETADDIVVLDQGKMLAQGPPAAMQRDPRVIAAYLGEEVI, from the coding sequence ATGGCCGAACCGTTGTTGGAGATTCGAAACCTGTCCAAGCGATTTGAGGGCGTCGTTGCCCTGGAAGATATCGGATTTACCGTCCAAAAAGGCCATATCTCCGCCGTGATCGGGCCAAACGGTGCCGGAAAAACGACGTTATTCAACCTTCTGACCGGCATGGTGAAGCCCGATCAAGGCAAAATTCTTTTGGAAGGGCGGCGGATCGACCGGCTTCCAGCCCACGCCATTGCCCGGGCGGGGATCACCCGGACCTTTCAAAATATCGAGATCTTCCAAAACATGACGGTCGTGGAAAATGTGATGGTGGGGCGGCATTTGAGGACCACATCGGGCTGGCTGACCTCATTTTTCTCCTTGCCGGGCAGACTTCGCGATAACCGCCAAGCTTTCCATCGGGCGATGGAGTTGCTGGAAACCTTTGAGCTTGCCGACCGGGCTTTCCAACCTGCGGGAATTTTGCCCTATGGCCTGCAGCGCATGGTGGAAATCGCCCGGGCTTTGGCGGCGGAGCCGAAGCTTTTGCTTCTCGATGAACCGATGGCGGGGCTCAATGCGGGCGAATCCCGAAAGTTGGCGGCCTTCATGCAAGAAATACGGCACACCGGCGTGACGATTCTCTTTATTGAGCACGACATGGAAATGGTCATGGAAACGGCTGACGATATCGTGGTACTGGATCAAGGAAAGATGCTCGCCCAGGGACCGCCGGCCGCCATGCAGCGAGATCCCCGGGTGATTGCCGCCTATTTGGGAGAAGAGGTGATCTAG
- a CDS encoding ABC transporter ATP-binding protein, giving the protein MLRVENLHTFRGRIHALKGVGIHLNPGEIFAVVGPNGAGKSTLLGTIAGLYRPSQGRVWFEGAEVTGTAPEELVRRGLALVPERRQVFQGLSVRDNLLLGAYHRYRKQRESLEKDMDDILTLFPRLRQRVGQAAGSLSGGEQQMLAVGRALMARPKLLILDEPSLGLAPKMIAELFEAFVDMRKSRGLTILLVEQNIRAALGIADRGVVLERGWVKVEGSVSELKTHPQVEVAYLGRYAEASASPGGPAG; this is encoded by the coding sequence GTGCTCCGGGTGGAGAATCTGCACACGTTTCGAGGCCGTATCCACGCCCTCAAAGGAGTCGGGATTCATTTGAATCCCGGGGAGATTTTTGCCGTGGTCGGGCCAAATGGCGCTGGGAAAAGCACCCTATTGGGCACCATCGCCGGGCTTTACCGGCCATCCCAGGGCAGAGTTTGGTTTGAAGGCGCTGAGGTCACTGGAACAGCGCCGGAAGAGTTGGTACGCCGGGGTCTAGCCTTGGTTCCCGAACGCCGGCAGGTCTTTCAAGGGCTCAGTGTCCGGGATAACCTACTTCTTGGCGCCTATCACCGATACCGCAAGCAGAGAGAGAGTCTAGAAAAGGACATGGATGACATTCTGACTCTCTTTCCCCGTCTGCGCCAGCGGGTCGGCCAGGCGGCGGGGAGTTTGAGCGGCGGGGAACAGCAGATGCTCGCCGTGGGTCGGGCGCTGATGGCGAGACCCAAGTTGCTGATTCTCGACGAGCCTTCCTTGGGTCTTGCCCCCAAGATGATCGCGGAGTTGTTCGAAGCCTTTGTGGATATGCGGAAATCCCGGGGATTGACGATCCTGTTGGTGGAGCAAAACATCCGGGCCGCCCTGGGGATCGCCGATCGGGGAGTGGTTCTTGAGCGCGGCTGGGTGAAAGTCGAGGGCTCGGTCTCCGAATTGAAAACTCACCCCCAGGTGGAGGTAGCGTATTTGGGGAGATATGCAGAAGCTTCCGCATCTCCCGGCGGCCCGGCGGGATGA
- the pdhA gene encoding pyruvate dehydrogenase (acetyl-transferring) E1 component subunit alpha: protein MSEPALQSKDGVRDVGVQEAEAPLREVNIPPKEQCVEMYRWMVKIRAFDRRCVRLQRQGRIGTYAPLEGQEAAQVGSAFALDPGDMMFPTYRDHGAMAVHGVPLERILLYWNGRVEGTDYPQDVQVFPPAVPIGTQIPHAVGYAMARQYRGDTGIALGYFGDGATSEGDFHEGLNFAAVFRAPVVLFCQNNQYAISVPFSRQTATQTVAEKAAAYGIEGIRVDGNDLLAVYAATRHAVEKARRGEGPTLIEAYTYRFHSHTTADDHTRYRAAEEVEMWKSRDPIRRFRAFLEARRWWDDQSERALADEVEERIEQAVQTMEQWEAVNPADMFNHCFADLPEALREQEEELSEVLRGGGGGDRS from the coding sequence ATGAGCGAGCCGGCTCTGCAAAGTAAGGATGGAGTCCGGGACGTCGGCGTTCAAGAGGCAGAGGCGCCCCTAAGGGAAGTGAATATTCCGCCAAAGGAACAATGTGTGGAGATGTACCGGTGGATGGTCAAGATCAGGGCCTTTGACCGGCGCTGTGTCCGCCTTCAGCGTCAGGGTCGCATCGGGACTTACGCTCCATTGGAAGGTCAGGAAGCGGCCCAAGTGGGGAGCGCCTTCGCCCTGGACCCCGGAGATATGATGTTTCCCACGTACCGAGATCACGGGGCTATGGCTGTCCACGGTGTGCCCTTGGAGCGGATTCTATTGTACTGGAACGGCCGGGTGGAGGGGACGGACTATCCCCAGGATGTTCAAGTGTTTCCCCCGGCGGTGCCCATCGGAACCCAGATCCCCCACGCCGTCGGTTATGCCATGGCCAGACAGTACCGCGGGGACACGGGAATCGCACTGGGGTATTTTGGGGATGGAGCCACCTCCGAAGGAGATTTCCATGAAGGATTGAATTTTGCCGCCGTATTTCGGGCACCCGTCGTCCTGTTCTGCCAGAACAATCAATATGCCATCAGTGTTCCCTTTTCCCGTCAGACGGCGACTCAGACGGTGGCGGAAAAAGCGGCGGCCTATGGCATCGAAGGAATTCGCGTGGATGGGAATGATCTCCTAGCGGTGTACGCGGCGACCCGGCACGCGGTGGAAAAGGCGAGAAGGGGAGAGGGGCCGACGCTGATCGAAGCTTACACCTACCGGTTCCACTCCCACACCACGGCTGACGACCACACCCGCTACCGCGCCGCCGAGGAGGTGGAAATGTGGAAGAGCCGAGATCCCATTCGGCGGTTTCGGGCGTTTTTAGAAGCCCGGCGGTGGTGGGACGATCAGTCGGAAAGGGCTCTCGCCGATGAGGTGGAAGAGCGGATCGAGCAGGCCGTTCAGACCATGGAGCAGTGGGAAGCGGTAAACCCGGCGGACATGTTCAACCATTGTTTTGCAGATCTTCCGGAGGCGTTGCGAGAGCAGGAGGAAGAGCTCTCGGAAGTGCTGCGGGGGGGGGGGGGGGGTGACCGGTCGTGA
- a CDS encoding alpha-ketoacid dehydrogenase subunit beta — protein sequence MTIIQAIQDGLYTALAEDDRVLVFGEDVGQNGGVFRATDGLQDAFGPRRVFDTPLSESGIVGTAVGMAAAGLRPVVEIQFMGFIYPAFEQIISHAARVRTRTRGRHSASLVIRAPYGGGIRAPELHSDSSEAFFVHQPGLKVVAPSGPYDAKGLLLAAIDDPDPVVFLEPIRLYRAFKEEVPLGYYTVPIGKAKVVREGGDLAIFVWGAMVPRAMEAAEKAAREDGIETRVVDLRTLFPLDVATIVESVEKTGRAMIVHEAPRTAGVGAEVATLIQERAFYSLEAPVVRVTGLDVPFPLFSLEDLYLPGVARILSGIRRAVAA from the coding sequence ATGACGATAATCCAAGCCATCCAAGATGGGCTTTACACCGCTCTGGCCGAAGATGATCGGGTTCTGGTTTTCGGAGAGGATGTGGGCCAAAACGGCGGCGTGTTTCGGGCTACCGATGGCTTGCAGGATGCCTTCGGCCCCCGGCGGGTGTTTGATACCCCTCTCTCTGAATCGGGTATTGTGGGCACAGCGGTGGGCATGGCGGCTGCCGGCCTAAGACCGGTGGTGGAGATTCAGTTCATGGGGTTTATTTACCCTGCCTTTGAACAAATTATCAGTCATGCGGCCCGGGTGCGCACCCGCACCCGGGGGCGACATTCGGCTTCCCTGGTCATTCGCGCCCCTTACGGCGGGGGGATCCGGGCGCCCGAACTTCACTCGGACAGTAGCGAGGCGTTTTTTGTGCATCAGCCGGGGCTGAAAGTTGTGGCGCCTTCCGGACCTTATGATGCAAAGGGGCTGTTGCTCGCGGCCATCGACGATCCGGATCCGGTGGTCTTTTTGGAGCCGATTCGACTGTATCGGGCGTTTAAGGAAGAGGTGCCCCTGGGGTACTATACGGTGCCGATCGGGAAGGCCAAAGTGGTGCGGGAAGGCGGAGATCTCGCCATATTCGTCTGGGGCGCGATGGTTCCCCGGGCGATGGAGGCGGCGGAAAAAGCGGCCAGAGAGGACGGGATCGAGACTCGGGTGGTGGATTTGCGCACACTGTTTCCCTTGGATGTGGCAACGATCGTGGAGTCAGTGGAGAAAACCGGCCGGGCGATGATCGTTCACGAAGCTCCCCGCACGGCTGGGGTTGGGGCGGAAGTTGCCACTCTTATCCAGGAAAGGGCCTTTTATTCTCTGGAAGCGCCCGTGGTCCGGGTGACGGGACTTGACGTGCCGTTTCCCCTCTTTTCCTTGGAAGATCTTTATCTTCCGGGGGTTGCTCGGATTCTGTCGGGCATACG